GGTGGAGCCGAAGGTGCAGAGTTCGTCGACGAGGGTCTCCAGGTGCTCCATGGAGGTGGCGGCGAGCTTGAGGGTGTAGCAGTCGTCGCCGGTGGTGCGCAGGCACTCCAGGATCTCGCGGCGTTCGGCGAGCAGCCGGTGCAGGGGCTGGTGACGGCTGCCGGGGTACTTCAGCCGGACGACGGCCAGGACGGGGTAGCCGATCCGGGCGAGGTCGACCGCGGCGTGGTAGCCGGTGACGACGCCCCTGGCCTCCAGGGCGCGCACCCGTTCGGCGGTGGCCGAGGCGCCGAGGTTCACCCGCCGGCCCAGTTCGCTGATCGGCAGCCGGGCGTCCGCCTGCAACTGCCCGATGATCGCCCAGTCGATGTCGTCGAGGTCCCCGGCCATCCGGCGATGCTACCGGTGGATCCACGGCGGAAGGGATCGAACACCGGGAATCGCCCATTCACCGGCTGCCGCTTGCCCGGATAGCCTCGCCGCATGCAACTGGGCGTCAACGTACCGAACTTCGGACCCGGCACCGATCCCGGCGTGCTGCGCGGGTGGGCGCGGACCGTCGAGGAGCTGGGATACGACCTGCTCATGGTGTCCGACCACGTGGCCGTCACCCCGGACGTGGCGGAGCGCTACCCGGAGCCCTTCCACGAGCCGTTCACCACGCTGTCCTGGCTGGCCGCGCAGACCACCCGGGTGCGGCTCGGCACCACGGTGCTGGTGCTGCCGTACCGCGACCCGCTGCTGACCGCCCGGATGGCCGCGGGCCTGGACCGGTTGAGCGGCGGCCGACTGGTGCTCGGCGTGGGGGTCGGCTGGGCCCGGCAGGAGTTCGCGGCGCTCGGGGTGCCGTTCGCCGAGCGCGGGCGGCTGACCGACGCGTGCCTGCGGGTGCTGCGGGAGTCCGGGCCCGCCGGGACACCCGTCTGGGTGGGCGGGCGGAGTCCGGCGGCGCTGCGCCGGGCCGCCCGGTTCGGCGACGCCTGGCACCCGCTGCGGCTGACCCTGCCCGAGATGCGGGACGTGCTCGCCGCGCACCCGCTGCCCGGCTTCGCCCCGCGGATCGCGTTCCGGCTGACCCCGGCGCCGGCCACCGGGGCCGACCGGCCCGCCGGGACCGGCACCCTGGAACAAGTACTGGACGACCTGCGGCAGTTGCGCGCGCTGGGCGCGCAGGCCGTGGTCCTCGACCCCTACCACGGCGACCCGG
The window above is part of the Kitasatospora sp. NA04385 genome. Proteins encoded here:
- a CDS encoding Lrp/AsnC family transcriptional regulator is translated as MAGDLDDIDWAIIGQLQADARLPISELGRRVNLGASATAERVRALEARGVVTGYHAAVDLARIGYPVLAVVRLKYPGSRHQPLHRLLAERREILECLRTTGDDCYTLKLAATSMEHLETLVDELCTFGSTTTSVVYRQTLPYRGPSRPH
- a CDS encoding LLM class flavin-dependent oxidoreductase, whose translation is MQLGVNVPNFGPGTDPGVLRGWARTVEELGYDLLMVSDHVAVTPDVAERYPEPFHEPFTTLSWLAAQTTRVRLGTTVLVLPYRDPLLTARMAAGLDRLSGGRLVLGVGVGWARQEFAALGVPFAERGRLTDACLRVLRESGPAGTPVWVGGRSPAALRRAARFGDAWHPLRLTLPEMRDVLAAHPLPGFAPRIAFRLTPAPATGADRPAGTGTLEQVLDDLRQLRALGAQAVVLDPYHGDPEETRRPEAAWRDLAAVAAHRKETA